A window of Citrus sinensis cultivar Valencia sweet orange chromosome 7, DVS_A1.0, whole genome shotgun sequence contains these coding sequences:
- the LOC102616726 gene encoding uncharacterized protein At4g08330, chloroplastic — translation MASIYSCKECGTNLNLNTSHLYPATVYFPAGNKGTLSFAMIDSTKFRLEKEDKIRPFFETLDYWGIQRKRTKIKCNNCGALLGYIYDDGPPAVDTPGQFHFGPSQVIPRYPRYRLKTKALRISTET, via the coding sequence ATGGCTTCAATTTACAGCTGCAAGGAGTGCGGGACAAATTTGAACCTGAACACGAGCCACCTTTATCCGGCCACCGTCTACTTCCCGGCGGGCAACAAGGGCACTTTATCTTTTGCGATGATCGATAGCACCAAGTTCAGGCTCGAGAAAGAGGACAAGATCAGGCCATTTTTTGAGACTTTAGATTACTGGGGCATTCAAAGAAAGAGGACAAAGATTAAATGCAATAACTGTGGCGCTCTTCTTGGTTATATTTACGACGATGGGCCTCCGGCTGTTGATACCCCTGGCCAGTTTCATTTTGGACCCAGTCAAGTTATTCCAAGATATCCCAGATACCGGTTGAAGACCAAGGCTCTTCGTATCTCGACAGAGACTTGA
- the LOC102616431 gene encoding uncharacterized protein LOC102616431: MKQINKEKESVDSKTKKVLPPPPPPPLPLEKFWVRKATPESITKQEIARFWRQKRIDEEDHLLAAIKAAARIRAHNLSEEDYKLFEESLKYDDDGTTEEVVPDANNSKESKNNEVRVGIKDWWTKSKYAYLNQPAIGSTDTPKKRTSTYTPNCFTYKPVPLHSASLGVF, translated from the exons ATGAAGCAAATAAACAAGGAAAAGGAAAGTGTTGATTCAAAGACAAAAAAGGTACTTCCACCCCCGCCACCTCCACCACTGCCACTTGAAAAATTCTGGGTGAGGAAGGCTACTCCAGAGAGTATAACAAAGCAAGAGATTGCCAGGTTTTGGAGGCAGAAACGGATTGATGAAGAGGATCATCTCCTTGCTGCTATTAAAGCTGCAGCTCGTATCAGGGCCCATAATCTCTCG GAGGAAGACTATAAGCTGTTTGAAGAATCCTTAAAGTATGATGATGACGGAACCACTGAGGAAGTTGTCCCTGATGCCAACAATAGCAAGGAAAGCAAGAACAATGAAGTTCGCGTTGGAATTAAGGACTG GTGGACAAAGAGCAAGTATGCATACTTGAACCAACCGGCTATTGGGTCAACGGATACTCCCAAGAAAAGAACTTCAACTTACACACCCAATTGCTTCACTTATAAGCCAGTTCCCCTGCATTCGGCATCTCTTGGAGTCTTTTAG
- the LOC102615950 gene encoding probable prolyl 4-hydroxylase 10 isoform X1 — translation MAKPRYSRFPTRKSSSSTLILTLLIMFTFAILILLAFGILSMPSSSGDSRKANDLSSIVRKSMERSEGDEGRAEQWVEVISWEPRAFVYHNFLSKEECEYLINLATPHMRKSTVVDSDTGKSKDSRVRTSSGTFLARGRDKIIRDIEKRIADFTFLPLENGEGLQVLHYEAGQKYEPHFDYFMDEFNTKNGGQRMATVLMYLSDVEEGGETVFPNAQGNISAVPWWNELSECGKTGLSIKPKMGDALLFWSMKPDAALDPSSLHGGCPVIKGNKWSSTKWIRVNEYKV, via the exons ATGGCGAAACCGAGGTATTCGCGATTCCCGACGCGAAAATCGTCGTCTTCGACTTTGATCTTGACATTGCTGATCATGTTCACGTTCGCGATTTTGATTCTTCTCGCGTTCGGGATCCTATCCATGCCTAGCAGTTCCGGCGATTCGCGGAAAGCCAACGATCTCAGCTCCATTGTACGCAAGTCTATGGAGAG AAGTGAAGGAGATGAAGGGAGAGCAGAGCAATGGGTTGAGGTGATCTCTTGGGAGCCTCGAGCTTTTgtttatcataatttcttg AGCAAGGAGGAGTGCGAGTACCTAATCAATCTTGCCACGCCTCATATGAGAAAGTCGACTGTTGTTGATAGTGATACTGGCAAGAGCAAAGATAGCAG GGTTCGGACAAGTTCTGGAACATTTCTTGCTAGAGGACGAGACAAAATTATTAGAGATATTGAGAAAAGGATTGCAGATTTCACTTTCTTGCCTTTAG AGAATGGAGAAGgacttcaagttctccattATGAAGCTGGACAAAAATATGAGCCTCACTTTGACTATTTCATGGATGAGTTCAACACCAAGAATGGGGGGCAACGCATGGCTACGGTGCTAATGTACCT CTCAGACGTTGAAGAAGGAGGTGAGACAGTCTTTCCTAATGCCCAAGGGAACATCAGTGCTGTGCCTTGGTGGAATGAGTTATCTGAATGTGGAAAGACAGGACTTTCTATTAAACCAAAAATGGGTGATGCATTGCTTTTCTGGAGCATGAAGCCCGATGCCGCTTTAGATCCTTCTAGTTTGCATG GAGGTTGCCCTGTGATTAAAGGCAATAAGTGGTCATCTACAAAATGGATACGTGTGAATGAGTATAAGGTTTGA
- the LOC102615950 gene encoding probable prolyl 4-hydroxylase 10 isoform X2 has protein sequence MAKPRYSRFPTRKSSSSTLILTLLIMFTFAILILLAFGILSMPSSSGDSRKANDLSSIVRKSMESEGDEGRAEQWVEVISWEPRAFVYHNFLSKEECEYLINLATPHMRKSTVVDSDTGKSKDSRVRTSSGTFLARGRDKIIRDIEKRIADFTFLPLENGEGLQVLHYEAGQKYEPHFDYFMDEFNTKNGGQRMATVLMYLSDVEEGGETVFPNAQGNISAVPWWNELSECGKTGLSIKPKMGDALLFWSMKPDAALDPSSLHGGCPVIKGNKWSSTKWIRVNEYKV, from the exons ATGGCGAAACCGAGGTATTCGCGATTCCCGACGCGAAAATCGTCGTCTTCGACTTTGATCTTGACATTGCTGATCATGTTCACGTTCGCGATTTTGATTCTTCTCGCGTTCGGGATCCTATCCATGCCTAGCAGTTCCGGCGATTCGCGGAAAGCCAACGATCTCAGCTCCATTGTACGCAAGTCTATGGAGAG TGAAGGAGATGAAGGGAGAGCAGAGCAATGGGTTGAGGTGATCTCTTGGGAGCCTCGAGCTTTTgtttatcataatttcttg AGCAAGGAGGAGTGCGAGTACCTAATCAATCTTGCCACGCCTCATATGAGAAAGTCGACTGTTGTTGATAGTGATACTGGCAAGAGCAAAGATAGCAG GGTTCGGACAAGTTCTGGAACATTTCTTGCTAGAGGACGAGACAAAATTATTAGAGATATTGAGAAAAGGATTGCAGATTTCACTTTCTTGCCTTTAG AGAATGGAGAAGgacttcaagttctccattATGAAGCTGGACAAAAATATGAGCCTCACTTTGACTATTTCATGGATGAGTTCAACACCAAGAATGGGGGGCAACGCATGGCTACGGTGCTAATGTACCT CTCAGACGTTGAAGAAGGAGGTGAGACAGTCTTTCCTAATGCCCAAGGGAACATCAGTGCTGTGCCTTGGTGGAATGAGTTATCTGAATGTGGAAAGACAGGACTTTCTATTAAACCAAAAATGGGTGATGCATTGCTTTTCTGGAGCATGAAGCCCGATGCCGCTTTAGATCCTTCTAGTTTGCATG GAGGTTGCCCTGTGATTAAAGGCAATAAGTGGTCATCTACAAAATGGATACGTGTGAATGAGTATAAGGTTTGA
- the LOC102578038 gene encoding aconitate hydratase 1, protein MATENPFKSILKTLQRPDGGEFGKYYSLPALNDPRIGKLPYSIKILLESAIRNCDEFQVKSKDVEKIIDWETTSPKQVEIPFKPARVLLQDFTGVPAVVDLACMRDAMNKLGGDSNKINPLVPVDLVIDHSVQVDVARSENAVQANMEFEFRRNKERFAFLKWGSNAFHNMLVVPPGSGIVHQVNLEYLGRVVFNTNGMLYPDSVVGTDSHTTMIDGLGVAGWGVGGIEAEAAMLGQPMSMVLPGVVGFKLSGKLRDGVTATDLVLTVTQMLRKHGVVGMFVEFYGEGMSELSLADRATIANMSPEYGATMGFFPVDHVTLQYLKLTGRSDDTVSMIESYLRANKMFVDYSEPQSERVYSSYLELNLEEVVPCVSGPKRPHDRVPLNEMKADWHACLDNRVGFKGFAIPKEYQSKVAEFNFHGTPAQLRHGDVVIAAITSCTNTSNPSVMLGAALVAKKACELGLEVKPWIKTSLAPGSGVVTKYLQNSGLQKYLNHLGFHIVGYGCTTCIGNSGDIDDAVAAAITENDIVAAAVLSGNRNFEGRVHPLTRANYLASPPLVVAYALAGSVNIDFETEPVGVGKDGKKIFLRDIWPSSEEVAHVVQKSVLPDMFKATYEAITKGNPMWNQLSVPSGTLYAWDPKSTYIHEPPYFKDMTMSPPGPHGVKGAYCLLNFGDSITTDHISPAGSIHKDSPAAKYLMERGVDRRDFNSYGSRRGNDEIMARGTFANIRLVNKLLNGEVGPKTIHIPTGEKLSVFDAAMRYKNEGHDTVILAGAEYGSGSSRDWAAKGPMLLGVKAVIAKSFERIHRSNLVGMGIIPLCFKPGEDAETHGLTGHERYTIDLPNSVSEIRPGQDVRVVTDSGKSFTCVIRFDTEVELAYFDHGGILQYVIRNLINVRQ, encoded by the exons ATGG CGACTGAAAATCCTTTCAAGAGCATACTGAAGACTCTACAGAGACCTGACGGTGGTGAATTCGGCAAGTATTACAGCTTGCCGGCTCTCAACGATCCTCGAATCG GTAAGCTACCTTACTCGATTAAGATACTTCTAGAGTCAGCTATTCGCAACTGTGATGAGTTTCAAGTTAAGAGTAAAGATGTGGAGAAGATCATTGATTGGGAAACTACTTCACCGAAGCAAGTTGAAATTCCATTCAAGCCTGCTAGGGTGCTACTGCAG GATTTTACTGGTGTTCCTGCTGTGGTTGATCTTGCATGCATGCGTGATGCTATGAACAAGCTTGGCGGTgattctaataaaattaatccatTG GTTCCTGTAGATCTTGTTATTGATCACTCAGTTCAGGTTGATGTGGCAAGGTCAGAAAATGCAGTGCAGGCAAACATGGAATTTGAGTTCCGAAGGAACAAAGAGagatttgcctttctcaagTGGGGATCTAATGCCTTCCACAACATGCTTGTTGTGCCTCCTGGATCAGGGATTGTCCACCAG GTTAATCTAGAATATCTTGGCAGAGTTGTCTTCAACACAAATGGGATGCTTTATCCTGATAGTGTTGTTGGAACAGATTCACATACTACTATGATTGATGGGTTGGGCGTTGCTGGCTGGGGAGTTGGTGGTATAGAGGCAGAGGCTGCAATGCTTGGACAG CCTATGAGCATGGTCTTGCCTGGTGTTGTTGGTTTTAAACTATCGGGAAAATTGCGAGATGGTGTGACAGCCACTGATTTGGTTCTGACAGTCACCCAAATGTTGAGGAAGCATGGAGTTGTTGGCATGTTTGTTGAATTCTATG GAGAAGGCATGAGTGAATTGTCATTAGCTGACCGTGCTACCATTGCCAATATGTCTCCTGAGTACGGTGCAACCATGGGCTTCTTTCCTGTAGATCATGTTACTCTGCAATATTTGAAACTGACTGGCAGAAGTGACGACACA GTTTCCATGATAGAATCATATTTGCGGGCCAATAAGATGTTTGTTGACTATAGTGAG CCTCAGAGTGAGAGAGTGTACTCCTCTTATCTTGAATTGAATCTTGAGGAAGTGGTGCCCTGTGTGTCAGGACCCAAGAG GCCGCATGATCGAGTTCCTCTGAATGAAATGAAGGCAGATTGGCATGCATGCTTAGATAACAGAGTTGGATTTAAG GGATTCGCTATACCCAAGGAATATCAGAGTAAGGTTGCAGAGTTCAATTTTCATGGGACTCCAGCACAACTTAGGCATGGAGATGTTGTCATAGCAGCTATCACCAGTTGCACAAATACCTCAAATCCAAGTGTTATGCTTGGAGCTGCATTGGTTGCAAAGAAAGCATGTGAATTGGGATTGGAG GTCAAACcatggattaaaacaagcctTGCTCCAGGATCTGGGGTTGTAACCAAGTATTTGCAGAACAG TGGCTTGCAGAAATATTTGAATCACTTAGGGTTCCATATAGTTGGGTATGGATGCACCACTTGCATTGGGAACTCTGGAGATATTGATGATGCAGTAGCAGCAGCTATTACTGAAAATG ATATTGTCGCGGCAGCTGTGTTGTCTGGAAATAGGAATTTTGAGGGTCGTGTGCATCCTCTAACAAGGGCTAATTATCTTGCTTCACCTCCTCTTGTAGTTGCATATGCTCTGGCTGGCAGT GtcaatattgattttgaaacAGAACCTGTTGGGGTGGGGAAAGATGGAAAGAAGATCTTTCTCAGGGACATCTGGCCATCCAGTGAAGAAGTAGCGCAT GTCGTACAAAAAAGTGTTCTGCCTGATATGTTTAAGGCCACATACGAAGCAATCACCAAAGGGAATCCCATGTGGAATCAATTATCTGTCCCTTCTGGCACTCTCTATGCATGGGACCCAAAATCAACTTATATACATGAGCCACCATACTTTAAAGACATGACCATGTCTCCTCCAGGCCCCCATGGAGTGAAGGGGGCTTACTGCTTACTCAACTTTGGAGATAGTATTACAACCGATCACATCTCACCAGCTGGTAGTATCCACAAAGATAGTCCTGCAGCCAAATATCTTATGGAACGTGGGGTTGATAGAAGAGATTTCAACTCTTATGGAAGTCGTCGTGGTAATGATGAGATTATGGCAAGGGGTACATTTGCCAATATTCGGCTTGTAAACAAATTGTTGAACGGAGAAGTTGGGCCTAAAACAATTCACATTCCTACTGGGGAGAAACTCTCTGTGTTTGATGCTGCTATG AGGTACAAGAATGAGGGGCACGATACTGTTATTTTAGCTGGTGCTGAGTATGGCAGTGGAAGTTCTCGTGATTGGGCTGCTAAGGGTCCAATGTTGCTG GGTGTGAAAGCGGTGATTGCAAAAAGCTTTGAGCGAATTCACCGTAGTAATTTGGTGGGTATGGGCATAATCCCGTTGTGTTTCAAGCCTGGTGAGGATGCCGAGACTCATGGGTTGACTGGCCATGAACGCTACACCATTGACCTTCCAAACAGTGTGAGTGAAATTAGACCTGGTCAGGATGTCAGAGTGGTCACAGACAGTGGCAAGTCATTCACATGCGTTATAAGATTTGATACAGAG GTGGAATTGGCTTACTTTGATCATGGAGGCATACTGCAATATGTCATAAGAAACTTGATCAATGTGAGACAATGA
- the LOC102615357 gene encoding NEP1-interacting protein-like 1 produces the protein MEFYAYPSRFSMSSLSLCGNFFERVKEFCNFAVSAVIGNIFSAIFTFFFALVGTLLGAMTGALIGQETESGFVRGAAVGAISGAVFSIEVFESSLVLWQSDESGIGCLLYLIDVIASLLSGRLVRERIGPAMLSAVQSQMGAVEVSFDEAPNIFDTGLSKGLTGESVDKIPKITITDKNNIDASGERVSCSVCLQDFQLGETARSLPHCHHMFHIPCIDKWLLGHASCPLCRRDL, from the exons atggAGTTTTATGCATACCCTTCTCGTTTTTCTATGTCGTCGTTGTCTTTGTGTGGCAATTTCTTTGAAAGGGTTAAAGAATTCTGCAATTTTGCGGTTTCTGCTGTTATTGGGAACATCTTCTCTGCGATCTTCACTTTCTTCTTCGCATTAG TGGGCACGTTGTTGGGAGCCATGACTGGAGCTTTAATAGGACAGGAAACTGAGAGTGGGTTTGTTCGAGGGGCTGCAGTTGGGGCAATATCTGGAGCTGTGTTTTCGATTGAAGTATTTGAATCTTCCCTTGTTCTTTGGCAATCAGATGAGTCTGGGATCGGGTGTCTCCTGTATTTG ATCGATGTTATTGCCAGCCTTCTAAGTGGGAGACTTGTGCGTGAGCGAATTGGTCCAGCCATGCTCAGTGCTGTGCAGAGTCAG ATGGGAGCTGTTGAAGTAAGCTTCGATGAGGCACCCAACATCTTTGACACTGGCCTTTCAAAAGGTTTAACAGGAGAATCAGTCGATAAGATCCCAAAGATAACAATTACTGACAAGAACAACATAGATGCTTCTGGAGAGAGAGTTTCTTGTTCAGTGTGCCTTCAG GACTTTCAGCTTGGTGAAACAGCTAGAAGTTTGCCTCATTGCCATCACATGTTTCACATACCTTGCATAGATAAGTGGCTCCTTGGGCACGCTTCTTGCCCATTATGTCGGAGGGATCTGTAA